One window of Microbacterium sediminis genomic DNA carries:
- a CDS encoding YcnI family protein has translation MTHARNRRTRPFVLAGSGVALAAALALGAPLAASAHVTVSSEGAVAGSYDLLTFSFSHGCDGSPTTALEITIPEGVGAAHPTAQVGWDIEIAHDETDGLPSAVTFTADEPVADELRAAVQLQVQFSADVEGDIAFPVEQVCADGSVSWSELAEEGQDPHELDAPAPVVTVAAASAGDDAHAAHGEASTEASTEASADADPAAPWGIALGGAGLLLGAAALGTSIVALRRR, from the coding sequence ATGACACACGCACGCAACCGCCGAACCCGCCCGTTCGTCCTCGCCGGATCGGGGGTCGCGCTCGCCGCGGCCCTCGCGCTGGGCGCGCCCCTGGCCGCCTCGGCCCACGTCACCGTCTCGTCGGAGGGGGCCGTCGCCGGGTCGTACGACCTGCTGACGTTCTCGTTCAGCCACGGCTGCGACGGATCGCCGACCACCGCCCTGGAGATCACGATCCCGGAGGGCGTCGGAGCCGCCCACCCCACCGCGCAGGTGGGCTGGGACATCGAGATCGCGCACGACGAGACCGACGGCCTGCCCTCCGCGGTGACCTTCACGGCCGACGAGCCGGTCGCCGACGAGCTGCGCGCTGCCGTGCAGCTGCAGGTGCAGTTCTCGGCCGATGTGGAGGGCGACATCGCCTTCCCCGTCGAGCAGGTCTGCGCCGACGGCTCGGTCTCGTGGAGCGAGCTCGCCGAGGAGGGGCAGGACCCGCACGAGCTCGACGCGCCCGCGCCCGTCGTCACGGTCGCGGCCGCGAGCGCCGGCGACGACGCGCACGCCGCCCACGGCGAGGCATCGACCGAGGCATCGACCGAGGCCTCGGCCGACGCCGATCCCGCCGCTCCGTGGGGCATCGCGCTGGGCGGGGCGGGCCTGCTGCTCGGCGCCGCGGCGCTCGGCACGTCGATCGTCGCCCTGCGCCGCCGCTGA
- a CDS encoding Fe-S oxidoreductase, whose translation MRLSFPSNPRPENWREIAQLRLEHGAAIDRRIPSFLLDSWISRAGFAVATAFGIAWGGLWSTGEVERHGELLVFRRMPRWTHGRGGTCVGRCYLTFREGEPPEVLAHELVHVRQWRRYGLLLPILYLLAGRDPLRNRFEIEAGLEDGGYVRPERTARPRQSASRR comes from the coding sequence ATGAGGCTGTCGTTCCCGTCGAACCCGCGGCCGGAGAACTGGCGCGAGATCGCGCAGCTGCGCCTCGAGCACGGCGCCGCGATCGACCGCCGCATCCCCTCGTTCCTGCTGGACTCGTGGATCAGCCGCGCCGGCTTCGCCGTGGCGACCGCGTTCGGGATCGCGTGGGGAGGCCTGTGGAGCACGGGCGAGGTCGAGCGTCACGGCGAGCTGCTCGTGTTCCGCCGCATGCCCCGGTGGACGCACGGTCGTGGCGGCACGTGTGTGGGCCGCTGCTACCTGACCTTCCGCGAGGGCGAGCCGCCGGAGGTGCTGGCCCACGAGCTCGTGCACGTGCGGCAGTGGCGGCGGTACGGCCTGCTGCTGCCGATCCTCTACCTGCTGGCCGGGCGCGATCCGCTGCGCAACCGGTTCGAGATCGAGGCCGGGCTCGAGGACGGCGGCTATGTCCGGCCGGAACGGACCGCTCGGCCGCGTCAGTCGGCGAGCAGGCGGTAG
- a CDS encoding bifunctional methylenetetrahydrofolate dehydrogenase/methenyltetrahydrofolate cyclohydrolase, with amino-acid sequence MTAKVLDGKAASAAIKAELAERVAALKEKGITPGIATVLVGADPASQLYVGMKHRQSEAIGMNSIQRELPADATQEQVEALIDELNADPSCHGYIVQLPLPKHLDTDRILERIDPAKDADGLHPTNLGRLVLNVNAPITTPLPCTPRGVIELLQRNDYDLNGKHVVVVGRGVTIGRSIGLILTRREINATVTQVHTGTVDMGQYLRQADVIVASAGVKHLIRPEDVKPGAAVLDVGVTREDDPATGKQKVYGDVDPAVAEVAGWLSPNPGGVGPMTVALLMTNVVEAAERAAAQA; translated from the coding sequence ATGACCGCGAAGGTTCTCGACGGCAAGGCGGCGTCGGCCGCGATCAAGGCGGAGCTCGCCGAGCGCGTCGCGGCGCTCAAGGAGAAGGGCATCACGCCCGGCATCGCCACGGTGCTCGTCGGCGCCGACCCCGCGTCGCAGCTGTACGTGGGCATGAAGCACCGGCAGTCCGAGGCGATCGGCATGAACTCGATCCAGCGCGAGCTGCCGGCCGACGCGACGCAGGAGCAGGTCGAGGCGCTGATCGACGAGCTGAACGCCGACCCCTCGTGCCACGGGTACATCGTGCAGCTGCCGCTGCCGAAGCACCTCGACACCGATCGCATCCTCGAGCGGATCGACCCGGCCAAGGACGCCGACGGTCTGCACCCGACGAACCTCGGGCGCCTCGTGCTCAACGTCAACGCGCCGATCACCACGCCGCTGCCCTGCACGCCGCGCGGCGTGATCGAGCTGCTGCAGCGCAACGACTACGACCTGAACGGCAAGCATGTCGTCGTCGTCGGCCGCGGCGTGACGATCGGCCGCTCCATCGGACTGATCCTCACGCGACGCGAGATCAACGCCACGGTCACCCAGGTGCACACCGGCACGGTCGACATGGGGCAGTACCTGCGCCAGGCCGACGTGATCGTCGCCTCGGCGGGCGTGAAGCACCTCATCCGCCCCGAGGACGTCAAGCCCGGTGCCGCCGTGCTCGACGTGGGCGTGACGCGCGAGGACGACCCCGCCACCGGCAAGCAGAAGGTCTACGGCGACGTCGACCCGGCCGTGGCCGAGGTCGCCGGCTGGCTCTCGCCCAACCCGGGTGGCGTCGGCCCGATGACCGTGGCGCTGCTCATGACGAACGTCGTCGAGGCCGCGGAGCGCGCCGCCGCTCAGGCCTGA
- the glyA gene encoding serine hydroxymethyltransferase produces MTDPLFNAPLAEVDPEIAQVLQRELDRQRGFLEMIASENFVPLSVLQSQGSVLTNKYAEGYPGRRYYGGCEEVDVAENLAIERAKALFGAEFANVQPHSGASANAAVLHAIARPGDTILGLSLDHGGHLTHGMKINFSGRLYNVVPYEVDPETSMVDMDEVRRLAIEHQPKVIIAGWSAYPRQLDFAAFRAIADEVGALLWVDMAHFAGLVAAGLHPSPVPHAHVVSSTVHKTIGGPRSGFILTNDADLAKKINTAVFPGQQGGPLMHVIAAKATAFKLAATPEFRDRQERTLRGARILAERLTRQDVTDAGIAVRSGGTDVHLVLVDLRDAAIDGKQAEDLLHEIRITVNRNSVPNDPRPPMITSGLRIGTPALATRGFGDAEFTEVADIIALALLPDPDIAALRARVAALADAFPLYPGIETAGQGYAGI; encoded by the coding sequence ATGACCGATCCGCTGTTCAACGCCCCCCTCGCCGAGGTCGACCCCGAGATCGCGCAGGTCCTGCAGCGCGAACTGGACCGCCAGCGCGGCTTCCTCGAGATGATCGCGTCGGAGAACTTCGTGCCGCTGTCGGTGCTGCAGTCGCAGGGCTCCGTGCTCACCAACAAGTACGCCGAGGGCTACCCCGGCCGCCGCTACTACGGCGGCTGCGAGGAGGTCGACGTCGCCGAGAACCTCGCGATCGAGCGCGCCAAGGCGCTCTTCGGCGCCGAGTTCGCCAACGTCCAGCCCCACTCGGGCGCCTCGGCCAACGCCGCCGTGCTGCACGCCATCGCCCGCCCGGGCGACACGATCCTCGGCCTCTCGCTCGACCACGGCGGCCACCTCACGCACGGCATGAAGATCAACTTCTCCGGCCGCCTCTACAACGTCGTGCCCTACGAGGTCGACCCCGAGACCTCGATGGTCGACATGGACGAGGTGCGCCGCCTCGCGATCGAGCACCAGCCGAAGGTGATCATCGCCGGCTGGTCGGCGTACCCGCGCCAGCTCGACTTCGCCGCCTTCCGCGCGATCGCCGACGAGGTGGGCGCGCTCCTGTGGGTCGACATGGCGCACTTCGCCGGCCTCGTGGCCGCCGGCCTGCATCCGAGCCCCGTGCCGCACGCGCACGTCGTCTCGTCGACCGTGCACAAGACCATCGGCGGCCCCCGCTCCGGCTTCATCCTCACCAACGACGCCGACCTGGCGAAGAAGATCAACACCGCCGTGTTCCCGGGCCAGCAGGGCGGCCCGCTCATGCACGTCATCGCGGCGAAGGCGACCGCGTTCAAGCTGGCGGCGACGCCGGAGTTCCGCGACCGCCAGGAGCGCACGCTGCGCGGCGCCCGGATCCTCGCCGAGCGCCTCACGCGGCAGGACGTGACGGACGCGGGCATCGCGGTGCGCTCCGGCGGCACCGACGTGCACCTCGTGCTCGTCGACCTGCGCGACGCGGCGATCGACGGCAAGCAGGCCGAGGACCTGCTGCACGAGATCCGCATCACGGTGAACCGCAACTCCGTGCCCAACGACCCGCGCCCGCCCATGATCACCTCGGGCCTGCGCATCGGCACCCCGGCGCTGGCCACGCGCGGCTTCGGCGACGCGGAGTTCACCGAGGTCGCCGACATCATCGCGCTCGCGCTGCTGCCCGACCCCGACATCGCCGCGCTCCGCGCCCGCGTCGCCGCCCTGGCCGACGCCTTCCCGCTCTACCCCGGCATCGAGACGGCCGGCCAGGGCTACGCCGGTATCTGA
- the trmB gene encoding tRNA (guanosine(46)-N7)-methyltransferase TrmB, with the protein MPDDAPRYRDQPVSFVRRGGRMSEAQERAWAELSPFYRFDVPRDAASTSVHPDAVFDPAAEFGREAPLIVEIGSGQGHAIVNAAVNNPDTDFLAVEVYVGGLARTMLDADKAGARNLRVIEANAPEVLETLLPEGSASEVWIFFSDPWHKKRHHKRRMIKDGFGATVGRALRDGGVLRLATDWEDYALQMREVMDAAPEFERAFEGEWAERFEGRAMTAFERKGIEKGRDIRDLTYRRVPRG; encoded by the coding sequence ATGCCCGACGACGCACCCCGGTACCGCGATCAGCCCGTCTCGTTCGTTCGGCGCGGCGGCCGCATGTCGGAGGCGCAGGAGCGCGCGTGGGCCGAGCTGTCGCCGTTCTACCGCTTCGACGTGCCGCGCGATGCCGCCTCCACGTCGGTGCACCCCGACGCCGTGTTCGACCCGGCCGCGGAGTTCGGTCGCGAGGCCCCGCTCATCGTCGAGATCGGCTCGGGCCAGGGCCACGCGATCGTGAATGCCGCGGTGAACAACCCCGACACCGACTTCCTCGCCGTGGAGGTCTACGTCGGCGGCCTCGCCCGCACCATGCTCGATGCCGACAAGGCCGGCGCGCGCAATCTGCGGGTGATCGAGGCGAACGCGCCCGAGGTGCTCGAGACGCTGCTGCCGGAGGGATCGGCCAGCGAGGTCTGGATCTTCTTCAGCGACCCGTGGCACAAGAAGCGCCACCACAAGCGCCGCATGATCAAGGACGGCTTCGGCGCGACGGTGGGCCGCGCGCTGCGCGACGGCGGGGTGCTGCGCCTGGCGACCGACTGGGAGGACTACGCGCTGCAGATGCGCGAGGTCATGGACGCCGCGCCCGAGTTCGAGCGGGCCTTCGAGGGCGAGTGGGCCGAGCGGTTCGAGGGCCGCGCGATGACCGCGTTCGAGCGCAAGGGGATCGAGAAGGGCCGCGACATCCGCGACCTCACCTACCGCCGGGTCCCGCGCGGCTGA
- a CDS encoding arginase family protein: MARFVVVPQWQGSPSARAMSLVDGAEAIAGDLPASACHRVAVPLEAGEQLETRVRRASSLMRVREAIAAAVAEDPSPAIVIGGDCSISVPAIDAVAGDDLAVVWLDAHGDLHSPDTSPSGAFAGMALRAVLGECAAGLALEPGRVTPDRVVLAGARDLEPEESAHVADAGIAHLTANDVEERAEALADAVAATGAGRVYIHVDLDVLDPAHLAGVAMSTPFGITPLGLLASIGALRSRVQLAGSTIAGFAPQNPAAAVDDMGTILRLVSALA, from the coding sequence ATGGCCCGATTCGTCGTGGTGCCGCAATGGCAGGGATCCCCATCCGCTCGGGCGATGTCGCTCGTCGACGGCGCGGAGGCGATCGCCGGCGACCTGCCCGCCTCGGCCTGCCACCGCGTGGCGGTGCCGCTGGAAGCCGGCGAGCAGCTCGAGACGCGCGTGCGGCGCGCCAGCTCGCTGATGCGCGTGCGGGAGGCGATCGCCGCCGCGGTGGCCGAGGACCCGTCACCGGCGATCGTGATCGGCGGCGACTGCTCCATCTCGGTCCCGGCGATCGACGCGGTGGCCGGCGACGACCTCGCCGTCGTGTGGCTCGACGCCCACGGCGACCTGCACTCGCCCGACACCAGCCCCTCCGGCGCCTTCGCGGGCATGGCGCTGCGCGCGGTCCTCGGCGAGTGCGCCGCCGGCCTCGCGCTCGAGCCGGGCCGCGTCACGCCCGATCGCGTCGTTCTCGCCGGGGCGCGCGATCTCGAGCCCGAGGAGAGCGCGCACGTGGCGGACGCGGGGATCGCCCACCTCACCGCCAACGACGTCGAGGAACGCGCGGAGGCGCTGGCCGATGCGGTGGCCGCCACCGGTGCCGGCCGCGTCTACATCCACGTCGACCTCGACGTGCTCGACCCCGCCCACCTCGCCGGTGTGGCGATGTCGACGCCGTTCGGCATCACGCCGCTCGGCCTGCTCGCATCCATCGGCGCCCTCCGGTCGCGCGTGCAGCTGGCCGGCTCCACGATCGCGGGCTTCGCCCCGCAGAATCCGGCGGCCGCCGTCGACGACATGGGCACGATCCTGCGACTCGTGAGCGCGCTCGCATGA
- a CDS encoding PspA/IM30 family protein, whose protein sequence is MTKQSIFGRISTLIRANVNALIDQAEDPEKMLDQLVRDFTNNIADAEAAIAETIGNLRLLERDHAEDVATAKEWGNKALAASTKADELRTAGNTADADKFDNLAKIALTRQLTAENEAKAAEPQLAAQNEVVEKLKGGLDGMKAKLEDLKSKRSELIARAKTAEAQNKVHDAVKSINVMDPTSDLGRFEDKVRRQEALAAGKAELAASSLDAQFEQLDDLGQLTEVEARLAALKSGGAQAITS, encoded by the coding sequence ATGACCAAGCAGTCGATCTTCGGCCGCATCTCGACCCTGATCCGGGCGAACGTCAACGCTCTCATCGATCAGGCCGAGGACCCGGAGAAGATGCTCGACCAGCTCGTGCGCGACTTCACCAACAACATCGCCGACGCCGAAGCCGCGATCGCCGAGACGATCGGGAACCTCCGACTGCTCGAGCGCGACCACGCCGAGGACGTCGCGACCGCGAAGGAGTGGGGCAACAAGGCGCTGGCCGCGAGCACGAAGGCCGACGAGCTGCGCACGGCCGGCAACACCGCCGATGCCGACAAGTTCGACAACCTCGCGAAGATCGCGCTCACCCGCCAGCTCACCGCCGAGAACGAGGCGAAGGCCGCGGAGCCGCAGCTCGCCGCGCAGAACGAGGTCGTCGAGAAGCTCAAGGGCGGCCTCGACGGCATGAAGGCCAAGCTCGAGGACCTCAAGTCGAAGCGCAGCGAGCTCATCGCCCGCGCCAAGACCGCCGAGGCCCAGAACAAGGTCCACGACGCCGTCAAGTCGATCAACGTGATGGACCCGACCAGCGACCTCGGCCGCTTCGAGGACAAGGTCCGCCGCCAGGAGGCCCTCGCTGCCGGCAAGGCGGAGCTGGCGGCCTCGTCGCTCGACGCGCAGTTCGAGCAGCTCGACGACCTCGGTCAGCTCACCGAGGTCGAGGCGCGCCTGGCCGCGCTGAAGTCCGGCGGCGCCCAGGCGATCACCTCCTGA
- a CDS encoding succinate dehydrogenase cytochrome b subunit, whose amino-acid sequence MTAVQDRTTTARPHRVPVSNFWAKVIMAVTGLIFTAFVFVHMYGNLHIFQGQEEFDHYAHWLREVLMPLVPYEGVLWILRVVLLVCLVGHVACAVLLIVRARRARGPHRRRALSGVDAWFARTMPVTGLIILLFVIFHVLDLTLGVQPAATGEFEAGSAYANLIASFQRPLVAGFYILTMLVLTVHVFHGIWTAAHDLGATGKRLRQITVWVAGAVALAICLGNVSIPVLVLAGVLA is encoded by the coding sequence ATGACGGCGGTTCAGGACCGCACGACGACGGCGCGGCCGCATCGCGTGCCCGTGTCGAACTTCTGGGCGAAGGTGATCATGGCCGTCACCGGCCTCATCTTCACGGCGTTCGTGTTCGTGCACATGTACGGCAACCTGCACATCTTCCAGGGGCAGGAGGAGTTCGATCACTACGCGCACTGGCTGCGCGAGGTGCTCATGCCGCTCGTGCCGTACGAGGGCGTGCTGTGGATCCTGCGCGTGGTGCTGCTGGTCTGCCTCGTCGGGCACGTGGCCTGCGCCGTGCTGCTCATCGTCCGCGCCCGCCGCGCGCGGGGCCCGCACCGCCGCAGGGCGCTCTCCGGGGTGGATGCCTGGTTCGCGCGGACGATGCCCGTCACCGGCCTGATCATCCTGCTGTTCGTGATCTTCCACGTCCTCGATCTCACGCTCGGCGTGCAGCCGGCGGCCACGGGCGAGTTCGAGGCGGGCTCGGCGTACGCCAACCTCATCGCGAGCTTCCAGCGGCCGCTCGTCGCCGGCTTCTACATCCTCACGATGCTCGTTCTCACGGTGCACGTGTTCCACGGCATCTGGACGGCCGCGCACGACCTCGGCGCCACCGGCAAGCGGCTGCGTCAGATCACCGTGTGGGTCGCGGGGGCGGTCGCGCTCGCGATCTGCCTCGGCAACGTGTCGATCCCCGTCCTCGTCCTGGCAGGAGTGCTCGCATGA
- a CDS encoding TPM domain-containing protein: MTGLLAGALLATIAGPALAVPPVVLDEDFVYDDASVDALTSGEEQTAAERLSQMAERTGIELWAVYVDDFEGASAQEWADEVAIDNGLGVDQYLLAVAVTDRQYYVSAPVDGPLTDDQLLQIEDAIHPELRDGDWAGAAEAAAAEIEQTQGVAGGSGGGGSILPWLIGLLVVAGIIVVIVLIARSRRKDASGPAPAEAVPLEELEKRAASALVATDDAIKSSEQELGFAIAQFGEGATGEFRAALEAAKRSLDQAFELKRRLDDAEPDSAEQARAWNEEIYRLCDEAATTLTEKAETFAELREVEKDLPKSLAAARAAVAAAAGSDQRAADAIAALQGRYAPEALGDVADNAEQARERLATATAQLAEAERLVAAGDSGEAASAIVVAEQAADQAVALEKAATGLGAALAAAEQQAAALVAELEGDVARARQAGTSDPAFAATEQAIAAARQNLTGTARRPRLLLEQLQAANEQIDAVIVNAQRTQQLLDQTILQAQSAVTSADQFIAQRRGAVGADARTRLAEASNALGQAQALRMADPAQATQYAQRALQLAQTASQLAQDDVNGMMGGGMFGGSMGGGMFGGMFGGSSRGGAGDAILGGIIGGLLSGGGSRSSSGWGGGLSRGGGLGGMLGGGGGRRSGFGGGFGGGRSGRRGGGRF; encoded by the coding sequence ATGACGGGCCTTCTGGCGGGCGCCCTGCTCGCCACCATCGCGGGTCCGGCGCTCGCGGTGCCGCCCGTGGTCCTCGACGAGGACTTCGTCTACGACGACGCCTCGGTCGACGCGCTCACGAGCGGCGAGGAGCAAACGGCGGCCGAGCGCCTGTCGCAGATGGCGGAGCGCACCGGCATCGAGCTGTGGGCCGTCTACGTGGACGACTTCGAGGGCGCGAGCGCGCAGGAGTGGGCCGACGAGGTCGCGATCGACAACGGCCTGGGCGTCGACCAGTACCTGCTCGCCGTCGCGGTCACCGATCGCCAGTACTACGTCTCCGCCCCGGTGGACGGGCCCCTCACCGACGATCAGCTGCTGCAGATCGAGGACGCGATCCACCCCGAGCTCCGCGACGGCGACTGGGCCGGCGCCGCCGAGGCGGCCGCGGCCGAGATCGAGCAGACGCAGGGCGTGGCCGGCGGCTCCGGAGGGGGCGGGTCGATCCTGCCCTGGCTCATCGGGTTGCTCGTGGTCGCCGGCATCATCGTGGTGATCGTGCTCATCGCCCGCTCGCGACGCAAGGACGCCTCGGGCCCGGCACCGGCGGAGGCCGTCCCGCTCGAGGAGCTCGAGAAGCGGGCTGCCTCGGCCCTGGTCGCCACGGACGACGCGATCAAGTCGAGCGAGCAGGAGTTGGGCTTCGCGATCGCGCAGTTCGGCGAGGGCGCCACGGGCGAGTTCCGCGCGGCGCTGGAGGCCGCCAAGCGCAGCCTCGACCAGGCGTTCGAGCTGAAGCGCCGCCTCGACGACGCCGAGCCGGATTCCGCCGAGCAGGCGCGCGCCTGGAACGAGGAGATCTACCGGCTCTGCGACGAGGCCGCCACGACCCTGACCGAGAAGGCCGAGACCTTCGCCGAGCTGCGCGAGGTCGAGAAGGACCTGCCGAAGTCCCTCGCGGCGGCCCGCGCGGCCGTCGCGGCGGCCGCCGGATCCGACCAGCGCGCCGCGGACGCGATCGCGGCGCTGCAGGGGCGCTACGCCCCCGAGGCGCTGGGCGACGTCGCCGACAACGCCGAGCAGGCGCGCGAGCGCCTCGCCACCGCCACCGCGCAGCTCGCGGAGGCGGAGCGGCTCGTGGCCGCGGGCGACAGCGGCGAGGCCGCGTCGGCGATCGTCGTGGCCGAGCAGGCCGCAGATCAGGCCGTCGCGCTCGAGAAGGCCGCCACCGGGCTCGGGGCGGCGCTCGCCGCCGCCGAGCAGCAGGCGGCCGCGCTCGTCGCGGAGCTCGAGGGCGACGTGGCCCGGGCACGCCAGGCCGGCACGAGCGATCCCGCGTTCGCCGCGACCGAGCAGGCGATCGCCGCCGCCCGGCAGAACCTCACGGGCACCGCGCGCCGGCCGCGCCTGCTGCTGGAGCAGCTGCAGGCCGCCAACGAGCAGATCGACGCCGTGATCGTCAACGCGCAGCGCACGCAGCAGCTGCTCGATCAGACGATCCTGCAGGCCCAGAGCGCGGTCACGTCGGCCGATCAGTTCATCGCCCAGCGCCGCGGTGCCGTGGGCGCCGATGCCCGCACGCGCCTCGCCGAGGCCAGCAACGCGCTCGGCCAGGCGCAGGCGCTGCGGATGGCCGACCCCGCGCAGGCCACGCAGTACGCGCAGCGGGCGCTGCAGCTGGCACAGACGGCCTCGCAGCTGGCGCAGGACGACGTGAACGGCATGATGGGCGGCGGCATGTTCGGCGGCTCGATGGGCGGCGGGATGTTCGGCGGGATGTTCGGCGGCTCGAGCCGCGGCGGCGCGGGCGACGCGATCCTCGGCGGCATCATCGGCGGACTGCTCTCCGGCGGCGGCTCGCGCAGCTCGAGCGGCTGGGGCGGCGGCCTCAGCCGCGGCGGCGGGCTCGGCGGGATGCTCGGCGGCGGGGGCGGACGGCGCTCCGGCTTCGGCGGGGGCTTCGGCGGCGGGCGCAGCGGCCGGCGCGGCGGCGGACGGTTCTGA
- a CDS encoding DUF3097 family protein produces MDDRYGADVLAPGWRERGAKKVAKVPAEIDLVVEVAGDGFTGAITRREGPHVELEDYKGRRRLFPMGRGFLIDGEPVELVAPAAQPPGRRRTASGSFVADDRRARVALPSRILVEGKHDAELVERVWGADLRAEGVAVEFLEGIDLLDDLLRAEPPSATRRYGVLVDHLVPGSKEQRIADAVARGPHGAFVRIVGHPFVDVWQCVKPQALGIAAWPVVPRGTDWKTGICRGLGWPAEDHADIARAWQHILSRVTTFRDIEPELLGRVEELIDFVTAPAD; encoded by the coding sequence ATGGACGACAGGTACGGCGCCGACGTGCTCGCCCCGGGCTGGCGCGAGCGCGGGGCGAAGAAGGTGGCGAAGGTCCCCGCCGAGATCGACCTCGTGGTCGAGGTCGCCGGCGACGGCTTCACCGGCGCGATCACGCGGCGCGAGGGCCCGCACGTGGAGCTTGAGGACTACAAGGGGCGCCGGCGCCTGTTCCCGATGGGGCGCGGCTTCCTCATCGACGGCGAACCCGTCGAGCTCGTGGCCCCCGCCGCGCAGCCCCCGGGGCGCCGCCGCACCGCGTCCGGCTCGTTCGTCGCCGACGACCGGCGCGCCCGCGTGGCGCTGCCCAGCCGGATCCTCGTCGAGGGCAAGCACGACGCGGAGCTCGTGGAGCGGGTCTGGGGCGCCGACCTGCGCGCCGAGGGCGTGGCCGTGGAGTTCCTCGAGGGCATCGACCTGCTCGACGATCTGCTGCGGGCCGAGCCGCCGTCGGCCACCCGCCGCTACGGCGTGCTCGTGGATCACCTCGTGCCCGGCTCGAAGGAGCAGCGCATCGCCGACGCCGTCGCGCGCGGCCCGCACGGCGCGTTCGTGCGCATCGTCGGGCACCCGTTCGTCGACGTGTGGCAGTGCGTCAAGCCGCAGGCACTCGGCATCGCGGCCTGGCCGGTCGTGCCGCGGGGCACCGACTGGAAGACCGGCATCTGCCGGGGCCTGGGTTGGCCGGCCGAGGACCACGCCGACATCGCCCGCGCGTGGCAGCACATCCTGTCGCGCGTGACGACGTTCCGCGACATCGAGCCCGAGCTGCTGGGACGCGTCGAGGAGCTCATCGACTTCGTGACGGCCCCGGCGGACTGA
- a CDS encoding SIP domain-containing protein codes for MSTITEHPTGEHDATVCRASRHTRVQQLITADESSLAELEALLATLPICSTGRVFVEIPDVTWVTDLRVPARMTLTWLDRSARTGAPGTGRACPTGRALARAVTAWADEMMCGEGDATRVHLLGGYLGTADIIDHLTERLGVPAEAIHAPERYRLLAD; via the coding sequence ATGTCCACGATCACCGAGCACCCGACGGGCGAGCACGACGCCACGGTCTGCCGCGCGTCGCGTCACACCCGGGTGCAGCAGCTCATCACGGCCGACGAGTCGTCGCTCGCCGAGCTCGAGGCGCTCCTGGCGACCCTGCCGATCTGCTCGACGGGCCGCGTGTTCGTCGAGATCCCCGACGTCACGTGGGTCACCGACCTCCGCGTGCCGGCCCGCATGACGCTCACGTGGCTGGATCGATCGGCCCGCACCGGCGCTCCCGGCACGGGCCGCGCGTGCCCGACCGGCCGCGCCCTGGCCCGCGCGGTGACGGCCTGGGCCGACGAGATGATGTGCGGCGAGGGCGACGCCACGCGTGTGCACCTGCTCGGCGGCTACCTCGGCACCGCCGACATCATCGATCACCTCACCGAGCGGCTCGGCGTGCCCGCCGAGGCGATCCACGCGCCGGAGCGCTACCGCCTGCTCGCCGACTGA
- a CDS encoding CPBP family intramembrane glutamic endopeptidase, which translates to MAHAAATPRPLLSWGVVPALLVCLAAPAMFVLESRPFGYVLLAVGVLASSLPRLEITRLTRDLSLIAVGLVCASAIHLEAKLDNLSMLAFTLALGGAVLLPYVLSRWAYRDHAIRFPWRGGGRWSRWQWAWLVAVLVLGWLILPFYFVTSGVYRNWPVVDDPDLIARLFVGVGAVGIWDELFFICTVFALLRRHFHDATANVLQAIVFVSFLWELGYRAWGPVLTIPFALLQGFIFLKTRSLAYVVTVHLLFDAVVFLVLVHAHNPGLLDALFLV; encoded by the coding sequence ATGGCCCACGCCGCCGCGACGCCGCGCCCGCTCCTGTCGTGGGGCGTCGTCCCGGCGCTGCTCGTGTGCCTGGCGGCGCCCGCGATGTTCGTGCTCGAGTCGCGCCCGTTCGGCTATGTGCTCCTCGCCGTCGGCGTGCTGGCCTCGTCGCTGCCGCGGCTCGAGATCACGCGCCTGACGCGGGACCTGTCGCTCATCGCCGTCGGGCTGGTGTGCGCGAGCGCGATCCATCTCGAGGCGAAGCTCGACAACCTCTCGATGCTCGCGTTCACGCTCGCGCTCGGCGGGGCGGTCCTCCTCCCGTACGTGCTGAGCCGCTGGGCCTACCGCGATCACGCGATCCGCTTCCCGTGGCGCGGCGGCGGCCGGTGGAGCCGGTGGCAGTGGGCGTGGCTCGTCGCCGTGCTCGTGCTCGGCTGGCTGATTCTGCCGTTCTACTTCGTCACGAGCGGCGTGTACCGCAACTGGCCGGTCGTCGACGACCCGGATCTGATCGCCCGGCTGTTCGTCGGCGTCGGCGCGGTGGGGATCTGGGACGAGCTGTTCTTCATCTGCACGGTGTTCGCCCTGCTGCGGCGGCACTTCCACGACGCGACCGCCAACGTGCTCCAGGCGATCGTGTTCGTCAGCTTCCTCTGGGAGCTCGGCTACCGCGCATGGGGTCCGGTGCTGACCATCCCGTTCGCGCTGCTGCAGGGGTTCATCTTCCTCAAGACCCGCTCGCTCGCCTACGTCGTCACGGTCCACCTGCTCTTCGATGCCGTGGTGTTCCTCGTCCTCGTGCACGCGCACAATCCGGGCCTGCTCGACGCGCTGTTCCTCGTCTGA